From Juglans regia cultivar Chandler chromosome 8, Walnut 2.0, whole genome shotgun sequence, the proteins below share one genomic window:
- the LOC109005346 gene encoding very-long-chain (3R)-3-hydroxyacyl-CoA dehydratase PASTICCINO 2A-like yields the protein MAGFLSLLRRVYLTLYNWTVFFGWLQVFYLAVKTVRESGHEQVYNAVERPLQFAQTAALLEIIHGLVGLVRSPISATLPQISSRLYLTWGILWSFPQTQGHVLVTSLVISWSITEIIRYSFFGMKELLGFAPSWLLWLRYSTFLLLYPTGITSEVGLIYVALPYIKASEKYCIRMPNKWNFSFDYFYMAIVVLATYVPGSPHMYSYMLGQRKKALSKSKKE from the exons ATGGCTGGGTTTCTGTCGCTCCTCCGTCGCGTATACCTTACTCTCTACAACTGGACCGTCTTCTTCGGATG GCTTCAAGTGTTTTACCTTGCTGTGAAGACGGTCAGGGAGTCCGGCCATGAACAGGTTTACAACGCTGTTGAACGCCCGCTTCAGTTCGCTCAAACCGCTGCTCTCTTGGAG ATAATTCATGGTCTAGTGG GTCTGGTTAGATCTCCGATCTCAGCAACACTGCCACAGATAAGTTCGAGGTTGTATTTGACATGGGGCATCTTGTGGAGTTTCCCTCAG ACACAGGGTCACGTACTTGTGACCTCCCTGGTGATCAGCTGGTCCATCACAGAG ATTATCCGGTATTCTTTCTTTGGGATGAAAGAGTTGCTTGGTTTTGCACCTTCATGGCTCTTGTGGCTCAG GTATAGCACCTTTTTGTTGTTGTATCCAACTGGCATCACCAGTGAAGTTGGTCTGATATATGTTGCCCTGCCGTACATTAAG GCATCTGAAAAGTATTGTATAAGGATGCCAAACAAATGGAACTTCTCTTTCGATTACTTCTATATGGCAATCGTGGTCCTTGCAACCTATGTCCCAG GCAGTCCTCACATGTACAGCTATATGCTTGGGCAGAGGAAGAAGGCTCTCTCCAAATCCAAGAAAGAGTAG
- the LOC109005347 gene encoding uncharacterized protein At4g38062-like, producing MEKVYEELDETKTELEKLRTDYKTKAELCENLKKAHNEQLIKSQEASMKIEKQSQELNLKAEEISVAKQMCEELTQSLNEKESIVKHLTAANDKLRVDCDEKSCKWEKENRDLVFALVEANQKVINQEQNIRAYTEEIEGLKECLSVLQKKYLEAEIRAKASKELRERDDILLNLEEEKRKLEDQIKWKKEQFAHLEEAHEKLRNQFKATKKDWEQERSTLVEEICSLQTSLDCHTRISEDLKNRLQMCNQALNHEQSRRKSLEVHVSELQTQSENAFAGCQDATSLMECLTAQRDEEISALKSSLGTKEKIRKEMEYQAGKLEQENQELRISLRELQEAGIQESGASSSLDKLRNKIKHMEQMHRESSANLSAKEADWRSQLEKMAGDLNDCQSELENKDAAIQELMMELESVHSLAMQLKLQNEEISVMLLVLKLGISEAQLKLANDKAEMDVQDKEKERNVSLLIKQLEMKNAALVGAQADIIEEREKAEYLSRRIESLDILDEERLLMQKELEMKNAALVGAQTDTIEEREKAESLSRRIESLDILDEEQLFMQKELQRYKEMLEESSRCQLHLEDKVLQTKSSLKEKLVQVCYALERANADYVDQICENNEIEFELHIWRSIAERLKVDLEESHAVRKELEASLLSQVDVGETIKQEKIGLIQMLEERDRRIDDLQQRIVLLDQELLNTRKTEAACSSGMKRALSFESEKASLYQTMREKDEILEQLEKEVEWLEKESLRRELESAVLSQIVTERTLEHEKEKLVLLIEDKNQRIDDLMQLMKSSEQKFNSSLISFSSQLAEKQEEINLVHDAWERITAAEILAALEVEEKKLMIVELEDDIRTIEQKLELHEKSVGYSQQQAQEIEAELATKQLEIKNLMIQMETKLRISDAIVNELKSEKRSLHEDVVKLLSDREHLLGFIASLGDGISEFSTADSQLMGVLSRLVQSFDNNNNGSGMVLKEDDELYQSVKENLNIHHSPVTKKYLAISEARSPFRERNN from the coding sequence atggaaaaggtTTATGAAGAGCTAGATGAAACTAAAACTGAGCTTGAGAAGCTCAGGACAGACTACAAAACCAAAGCAGAATTATGTGAGAACTTGAAGAAGGCACACAATGAACAGTTGATCAAAAGCCAGGAAGCAAGTATGAAAATTGAGAAGCAATCTCAAGAACTAAATTTAAAGGCAGAAGAAATCTCTGTGGCAAAGCAAATGTGTGAGGAACTTACACAGAGTTTGAATGAAAAAGAGTCTATCGTTAAACATCTGACTGCTGCAAATGATAAGCTTCGAGTAGATTGTGATGAGAAGTCCTGtaaatgggaaaaagaaaatagagatttGGTGTTTGCTTTAGTTGAGGCCAATCAGAAGGTTATTAATCAAGAGCAAAATATTCGCGCGTATACAGAAGAGATTGAAGGCCTCAAGGAATGTCTATCAGTTTTACAGAAGAAGTATTTGGAAGCAGAGATAAGAGCTAAAGCATCAAAAGAACTTAGAGAAAGAGAtgatattttacttaatttagaggaggagaagaggaagctTGAAGATCAGATAAAATGGAAAAAGGAGCAATTTGCACATCTAGAAGAAGCACATGAAAAGCTACGAAATCAATTCAAGGCCACTAAGAAGGACTGGGAGCAGGAGAGATCTACATTGGTTGAAGAGATTTGTTCGCTACAGACCAGCTTAGATTGTCATACCAGAATCTCAGAAGATCTGAAAAACAGGTTACAAATGTGCAACCAAGCCCTGAATCATGAACAAAGCCGGAGAAAGTCTTTGGAAGTTCACGTTTCTGAGTTACAGACACAGTCTGAGAATGCTTTTGCAGGATGCCAAGATGCGACATCGCTAATGGAGTGCTTGACTGCTCAGAGGGACGAAGAAATTTCAGCTCTAAAGAGCTCATTGGGCACAAAGGAGAAAATTAGGAAGGAAATGGAATATCAAGCTGGGAAACTAGAGCAAGAAAACCAAGAGTTGCGCATATCCCTGAGAGAACTTCAGGAAGCTGGAATACAAGAATCAGGAGCTTCATCTTCTCTGGATAAGCTGCGAAACAAGATCAAACATATGGAGCAGATGCATAGAGAGTCTAGCGCAAATCTTAGTGCTAAAGAAGCTGATTGGAGGTCTCAACTGGAAAAGATGGCAGGAGACTTGAATGACTGTCAATCTGAGTTGGAGAATAAAGATGCTGCAATACAAGAACTTATGATGGAGTTGGAAAGTGTTCATTCTTTAGCGATGCAATTGAAGTTGCAAAATGAAGAGATTTCCGTGATGTTACTGGTGTTGAAACTAGGAATTTCTGAGGCTCAATTGAAGCTTGCAAATGACAAGGCTGAAATGGATGTGCAagacaaagagaaagagaggaatgTTTCTCTGTTGATTAAGCAGCTGGAGATGAAGAATGCTGCTTTGGTTGGAGCCCAAGCAGATATCATTGAAGAACGTGAGAAGGCAGAATATTTATCAAGGAGGATTGAGTCCTTGGATATCCTTGATGAGGAGCGGCTTTTAATGCAGAAAGAACTGGAGATGAAGAATGCTGCTTTGGTTGGAGCCCAGACAGATACCATAGAAGAACGGGAGAAGGCAGAATCTTTATCAAGGAGGATTGAGTCCTTGGATATCCTTGATGAGGAGCAACTTTTCATGCAGAAAGAACTTCAGAGATACAAGGAGATGCTTGAAGAATCATCCAGGTGTCAACTTCACTTGGAAGATAAAGTTCTGCAGACAAAAAGCAGCTTAAAGGAGAAACTTGTACAAGTTTGTTATGCCTTAGAGAGAGCAAATGCAGACTATGTTGATCAAATCTGTGAAAACAATgaaattgaatttgaattgCATATATGGAGATCAATTGCCGAACGTTTAAAagttgatcttgaagaaagtCATGCAGTGCGGAAAGAGCTAGAAGCTTCTCTTCTCTCACAAGTAGATGTGGGAGAAACGATCAAGCAAGAGAAAATTGGCCTTATCCAGATGTTGGAAGAGAGAGACAGAAGAATTGATGATCTTCAGCAACGGATTGTTTTACTGGACCAAGAGCTGCTTAACACAAGGAAAACAGAAGCTGCCTGTTCTTCAGGAATGAAGAGAGCACTTTCCTTCGAGTCAGAAAAAGCAAGCCTTTACCAGACTATGAGAGAAAAGGACGAGATTTTAGAGCAACTTGAGAAAGAGGTTGAATGGCTGGAGAAAGAATCATTGAGAAGAGAACTTGAAAGTGCTGTGCTTTCACAAATTGTCACAGAGAGAACATTAGAGCATGAGAAAGAGAAGCTTGTCCTCCTTATAGAAGATAAAAACCAAAGAATAGATGATCTCATGCAGCTTATGAAGTCTTCGGAACAAAAGTTTAATAGCTCATTaatctctttttcttcacaGCTTGCTGAGAAGCAGGAAGAGATTAATCTGGTCCATGATGCTTGGGAGAGGATTACTGCAGCTGAGATTCTGGCCGCActtgaagttgaagagaagaagTTGATGATAGTGGAACTCGAGGATGATATCCGTACTATAGAGCAGAAATTGGAATTACATGAAAAATCCGTGGGATACTCACAACAGCAGGCACAAGAAATTGAAGCAGAACTTGCAACtaaacaattagaaataaaGAACTTGATGATTCAAATGGAGACAAAGCTGAGAATTTCAGATGCCATAGTTAACGAGCTGAAGAGTGAGAAAAGAAGCTTACATGAAGATGTAGTGAAATTATTGTCAGATAGGGAACACTTGTTGGGTTTCATTGCAAGCTTGGGTGATGGGATCAGTGAGTTCTCCACTGCAGACTCGCAACTGATGGGTGTTTTGAGCAGGCTGGTGCAGTCTTttgacaataataataatggctCAGGGATGGTTTTGAAGGAGGATGATGAGCTCTATCAGTCTGTAAAAGAGAACTTGAATATCCATCATTCACCTGTGACAAAGAAATATTTAGCCATTTCAGAGGCAAGATCACCATTTAGAGAGCGCAACAACTAG